Proteins encoded together in one Ciconia boyciana chromosome 25, ASM3463844v1, whole genome shotgun sequence window:
- the LOC140643979 gene encoding tumor necrosis factor receptor superfamily member 10B-like isoform X2 has product MRSALRGAPRRRCLPLLLLVLVTKTALGAAAAVALDRRDKVDPLDPSRGGEEFYQVQDSDRYCKKCPAGTYVAEHCKEQNGSSKCLPCKDDEYIEYPNDFPKCLGCRTCREDQVELSPCRAISDTQCACRNGTFCSPDHPCEMCQKCRPRCAKDEVEQAPCTPHSDRQCRPFTGTFSSSSSSLIMTIVLVVGAVVVLFLLSIFLWKRCCRRSPGDGRDLSGKSCSVVDYLLRRLTRYQSGSLGTQDNVRNEQFCQDRLLPRLPGSVTPSAPGLEVMGPTSYPRRNLVPVQGKDPVILLRRSFDIFAQGVPCKDWKRYGRALELLENDIALAEMNDKFSLEPFFQMLNTWLNRQGINASVNMLLETLHQINLGGIAEDISSKLVQQGSFQYEVS; this is encoded by the exons ATGCGCTCGGCGCTGCGCGGCGCGCCCCGAAGGCGCTGcctcccgctgctgctgctggtgctggtcACG AAGACTGCgttgggagctgctgcagcagtagCACTGGATAGGAGGGACAAGGTGGATCCCTTGGACCCaagcaggggaggggaagagttTTACCAAGTCCAAGACAGCGATCGCTATTGCAAGAAGTGCCCTGCGG GGACCTACGTTGCAGAGCACTGTAAAGAGCAAAATGGCTCCAGCAAGTGTTTACCATGTAAAGATGATGAATACATCGAATACCCAAATGACTTCCCCAAGTGCCTCGGCTGCCGGACATGTAGGGAAG ATCAGGTGGAGCTGAGTCCCTGCCGAGCCATCAGCGACACGCAGTGTGCCTGCAGGAACGGCACCTTCTGCTCCCCGGACCACCCCTGCGAGATGTGCCAGAAGTGCCGGCCCCG gTGTGCCAAGGACGAAGTGGAGCAGGCTCCCTGCACGCCGCACAGCGACCGCCAGTGTCGTCCTTTCACCGgcaccttctccagctcctcta GCAGCTTGATCATGACCATCGTCCTGGTGGTGGGAGCAGTTGTGGTCCTGTTTCTGCTCTCCATCTTCCTCTGGAAACGCTGCTGCCGCCGTTCCCCAG GAGATGGGAGAGACCTGAGCGGGAAGTCCTGCAGCGTGGTG gactACCTGCTGCGGCGGCTGACGAGGTACCAGAGTGGGAGTCTGGGGACGCAGGACAATGTCCGCAACGAGCAGTTCTGCCAGGATCGGCTGCTCCCCAGGCTACCGGGTTCAGTGACTCCCAGCGCTCCGGGGCTGGAG GTGATGGGGCCGACGTCATATCCCAGGAGGAATCTGGTTCCAGTGCAAGGAAAAGACCCCGTTATCC TTCTGCGACGCTCTTTTGACATCTTTGCCCAAGGAGTGCCCTGCAAGGACTGGAAGAGATATGGCCGAGCCCTTGAACTGCTGGAGAACGACATTGCCCTTGCGGAGATGAATGACAAGTTTTCACTGGAGCCCTTCTTCCAGATGCTCAACACGTGGCTGAACAGACAAGGGATAAACGCCTCTGTGAACATGCTGCTGGAGACCCTGCACCAGATCAATCTCGGAGGGATTGCAGAGGACATCTCCTCCAAGCTGGTCCAGCAGGGATCTTTTCAATACGAAGTGAgctga
- the LOC140643979 gene encoding tumor necrosis factor receptor superfamily member 10B-like isoform X1, with amino-acid sequence MRSALRGAPRRRCLPLLLLVLVTTALGAAAAVALDRRDKVDPLDPSRGGEEFYQVQDSDRYCKKCPAGTYVAEHCKEQNGSSKCLPCKDDEYIEYPNDFPKCLGCRTCREDQVELSPCRAISDTQCACRNGTFCSPDHPCEMCQKCRPRCAKDEVEQAPCTPHSDRQCRPFTGTFSSSSSSLIMTIVLVVGAVVVLFLLSIFLWKRCCRRSPGDGRDLSGKSCSVVDYLLRRLTRYQSGSLGTQDNVRNEQFCQDRLLPRLPGSVTPSAPGLEVMGPTSYPRRNLVPVQGKDPVILLRRSFDIFAQGVPCKDWKRYGRALELLENDIALAEMNDKFSLEPFFQMLNTWLNRQGINASVNMLLETLHQINLGGIAEDISSKLVQQGSFQYEVS; translated from the exons ATGCGCTCGGCGCTGCGCGGCGCGCCCCGAAGGCGCTGcctcccgctgctgctgctggtgctggtcACG ACTGCgttgggagctgctgcagcagtagCACTGGATAGGAGGGACAAGGTGGATCCCTTGGACCCaagcaggggaggggaagagttTTACCAAGTCCAAGACAGCGATCGCTATTGCAAGAAGTGCCCTGCGG GGACCTACGTTGCAGAGCACTGTAAAGAGCAAAATGGCTCCAGCAAGTGTTTACCATGTAAAGATGATGAATACATCGAATACCCAAATGACTTCCCCAAGTGCCTCGGCTGCCGGACATGTAGGGAAG ATCAGGTGGAGCTGAGTCCCTGCCGAGCCATCAGCGACACGCAGTGTGCCTGCAGGAACGGCACCTTCTGCTCCCCGGACCACCCCTGCGAGATGTGCCAGAAGTGCCGGCCCCG gTGTGCCAAGGACGAAGTGGAGCAGGCTCCCTGCACGCCGCACAGCGACCGCCAGTGTCGTCCTTTCACCGgcaccttctccagctcctcta GCAGCTTGATCATGACCATCGTCCTGGTGGTGGGAGCAGTTGTGGTCCTGTTTCTGCTCTCCATCTTCCTCTGGAAACGCTGCTGCCGCCGTTCCCCAG GAGATGGGAGAGACCTGAGCGGGAAGTCCTGCAGCGTGGTG gactACCTGCTGCGGCGGCTGACGAGGTACCAGAGTGGGAGTCTGGGGACGCAGGACAATGTCCGCAACGAGCAGTTCTGCCAGGATCGGCTGCTCCCCAGGCTACCGGGTTCAGTGACTCCCAGCGCTCCGGGGCTGGAG GTGATGGGGCCGACGTCATATCCCAGGAGGAATCTGGTTCCAGTGCAAGGAAAAGACCCCGTTATCC TTCTGCGACGCTCTTTTGACATCTTTGCCCAAGGAGTGCCCTGCAAGGACTGGAAGAGATATGGCCGAGCCCTTGAACTGCTGGAGAACGACATTGCCCTTGCGGAGATGAATGACAAGTTTTCACTGGAGCCCTTCTTCCAGATGCTCAACACGTGGCTGAACAGACAAGGGATAAACGCCTCTGTGAACATGCTGCTGGAGACCCTGCACCAGATCAATCTCGGAGGGATTGCAGAGGACATCTCCTCCAAGCTGGTCCAGCAGGGATCTTTTCAATACGAAGTGAgctga
- the RHOBTB2 gene encoding rho-related BTB domain-containing protein 2, which translates to MDSDMDYERPNVETIKCVVVGDNAVGKTRLICARACNATLTQYQLLATHVPTVWAIDQYRVCQEVLERSRDVVDDVSVSLRLWDTFGDHHKDRRFAYGRSDVVVLCFSIANPNSLHHVKTMWYPEIKHFCPRAPVILVGCQLDLRYADLEAVNRARRPLARPIKPNEILPPEKGREVAKELGIPYYETSVVAQFGIKDVFDNAIRAALISRRHLQFWKSHLRNVQRPLLQAPFLPPKPPPPIIIVPDPPSNNEERPAHLLEDPLCADVILVLQEKIKIYAHKIYLSTSSSKFYDLFLMDLSEEDQQSTTGHGFGVAVTAAAERMLHQEERHHGRDFLLRAASFDICESTEEAGSGQRKPCLRASTSDGILRGNRYENGERGLQRGRDLSSWSRAFTSIQEEMAEDPLTYKSKLMVVVKMDASIQPGPFRAVLKYLYTGELDENERDLMHIAHIAELLEVFDLRMMVANILNNEAFMNQEITKAFHVRRTNRVKECLAKGTFSDVTFVLDDGAISAHKPLLISSCDWMAAMFGGPFVESSTNEVALPYTSKSCMRAVLEYLYTGQFSSSPDLDDMKLIILANRLCLPHLVALTEQYTVTGLMEAAQMMVDIDGDVLVFLELAQFHCAYQLADWCLHHICTNYNNVCRKFPRDMKAMSGENQEYFEKHRWPPVWYLKEEDHYQRAKKEREKEDYLHLKRQPKRRWLFWNASSSPSSPPSSSAATASSSSSSSSSAVV; encoded by the exons ATGGATTCTGACATGGATTATGAGAGGCCAAACGTAGAAACTATCAAGTGCGTCGTGGTCGGGGACAACGCGGTGGGCAAGACCCGGCTCATCTGTGCCCGCGCCTGCAACGCCACGCTGACCCAGTACCAGCTCCTCGCCACCCACGTGCCCACGGTGTGGGCCATCGACCAGTACCGCGTCTGCCAGGAG GTGCTGGAGCGCTCCCGGGATGTGGTAGACGATGTTAGCGTGTCCTTGCGGCTCTGGGACACCTTTGGTGACCACCACAAAGACAGGCGCTTTGCCTATGGCAG GTCCGACGTTGTGGTTCTGTGCTTCTCCATCGCTAACCCCAACTCCCTGCACCATGTGAAGACCATGTGGTACCCAGAGATCAAGCACTTCTGTCCCCGTGCGCCCGTCATCCTGGTGGGCTGCCAGCTCGACCTGCGCTACGCTGACCTGGAGGCCGTCAATCGGGCACGGCGTCCCTTGGCCAG GCCAATCAAACCTAACGAGATCCTTCCCCcggagaaggggagggaggtaGCCAAGGAGCTGGGGATCCCCTATTACGAGACGAGCGTGGTGGCCCAGTTTGGCATCAAGGACGTCTTCGACAATGCCATCCGTGCCGCCCTCATCTCCCGCCGTCACTTGCAGTTCTGGAAGTCCCACCTTCGCAATGTTCAGCGACCCCTGCTCCAAgcccccttcctgccccccaagccccctccGCCCATCATCATCGTCCCAGACCCCCCTTCCAACAACGAGGAGCGCCCAGCCCACCTCTTGGAGGACCCCCTGTGTGCGGACGTCATCCTGGTGCTGCAAGAGAAGATCAAAATCTACGCACACAAGATCTacctctccacctcctcctccaaatTTTACGACCTGTTCCTCATGGACCTGAGCGAGGAGGACCAGCAGAGCACCACGGGGCACGGCTTCGGGGTGGCTGTCACCGCAGCCGCTGAGCGGATGCTGCACCAAGAAGAGAGGCACCACGGACGGGATTTCCTCCTCCGAGCCGCTAGCTTTGATATCTGCGAGAGCACCGAGGAGGCTGGATCTGGCCAGCGAAAACCGTGCCTTAGAGCCTCCACCAGTGATGGGATCCTGCGGGGCAACCGCTACGAGAACGGGGAGCGTGGGCTGCAGCGGGGAAGGGACCTCTCCTCTTGGAGCCGGGCTTTCACCAGCATCCAGGAGGAGATGGCAGAAGACCCGCTGACCTACAAGTCCAAGCTCATGGTGGTGGTGAAGATGGATGCTTCCATCCAGCCGGGTCCTTTCCGGGCTGTGCTGAAGTACCTGTACACAGGGGAGCTGGATGAGAATGAGCGGGACCTCATGCACATTGCTCACATCgctgagctgctggaggtgTTCGACCTCCGGATGATGGTGGCCAACATCCTCAACAACGAGGCGTTCATGAACCAGGAGATCACCAAAGCCTTCCACGTCCGGAGGACCAACCGGGTGAAGGAATGCCTGGCCAAGGGGACTTTCTCAG ATGTCACCTTCGTGCTGGATGACGGTGCTATCAGTGCCCACAAGCCCCTGCTCATCTCCAGCTGCGACTGGATGGCTGCGATGTTCGGCGGCCCCTTTGTGGAGAGTTCCACCAACGAG GTGGCACTTCCTTACACCAGCAAGAGCTGCATGCGGGCAGTGCTGGAGTACCTCTACACCGGGcagttcagctccagccccgACCTCGACGACATGAAGCTCATCATCCTTGCCAACCGTCTCTGCCTGCCGCATCTGGTGGCTCTCACCG agCAGTACACCGTCACCGGTCTGATGGAGGCAGCACAGATGATGGTGGACATCGATGGGGATGTGCTCGTGTTCCTGGAGCTGGCTCAG TTCCACTGCGCCTACCAGCTCGCTGACTGGTGCCTCCATCACATCTGCACCAACTACAACAACGTCTGCCGCAAGTTCCCCCGGGACATGAAGGCCATGTCGGGAG agaaCCAGGAGTACTTTGAGAAGCACCGCTGGCCGCCGGTGTGGTACCTGAAGGAGGAGGATCACTACCAGCGGGCGAAGAAGGAGCGGGAGAAGGAAGACTACCTCCACCTCAAACGGCAGCCCAAGAGGCGGTGGCTCTTCTGGAacgcctcctcctccccttcctcccctccttcatCGTCGGCAGCcacagcctcctcttcctcctcctcctcctcctcggctgTGGTTTGA